The following are encoded together in the Serratia odorifera genome:
- the cysE gene encoding serine O-acetyltransferase: protein MSSEELEQVWSCIKSEARALADCEPMLASFFHATLLKHENLGSALSYILANKLANPIMPAIAVREVVEDAYRADAQMIASAARDILAVRLRDPAVDKYSTPLLYLKGFHALQAYRIGHWLWLQGREALAIYLQNQISVAFGVDIHPAANIGCGIMLDHATGIVIGETAVVENDVSILQSVTLGGTGKTSGDRHPKIREGVMIGAGAKILGNIEVGKGAKIGAGSVVLQPVPAHTTAAGVPARIVGRPESDKPSMDMDQYFNGSNHGFEYGDGI, encoded by the coding sequence ATGTCGTCAGAAGAGTTAGAACAGGTCTGGAGCTGCATTAAATCAGAGGCGCGGGCGCTGGCTGATTGTGAACCGATGCTGGCTAGCTTTTTCCATGCGACGTTGCTCAAGCACGAAAACCTGGGCAGCGCGCTCAGTTACATACTGGCCAACAAGCTGGCCAATCCGATCATGCCGGCGATTGCGGTGCGCGAAGTGGTGGAAGACGCCTATCGTGCCGATGCGCAGATGATTGCCTCAGCGGCGCGCGACATTCTCGCCGTGCGGTTGCGTGACCCGGCGGTGGACAAATACTCTACGCCGCTGCTGTACTTGAAAGGCTTCCACGCCTTGCAGGCTTACCGTATCGGCCACTGGCTGTGGCTGCAAGGCCGTGAGGCGCTGGCAATTTACCTGCAAAACCAGATCTCCGTTGCTTTTGGCGTGGATATTCACCCGGCGGCGAATATCGGCTGCGGCATCATGCTCGATCATGCGACCGGTATCGTCATCGGCGAAACCGCCGTGGTGGAAAATGACGTTTCCATTTTGCAGTCTGTCACACTGGGCGGTACCGGCAAAACCAGCGGCGATCGCCATCCCAAAATCCGTGAAGGGGTGATGATTGGCGCGGGTGCGAAAATCCTCGGCAATATCGAAGTCGGCAAAGGGGCAAAAATCGGCGCCGGTTCGGTGGTATTGCAACCGGTACCTGCGCATACCACGGCCGCTGGGGTGCCGGCGCGCATCGTCGGCAGACCGGAAAGCGATAAACCGTCGATGGATATGGACCAGTATTTCAACGGTTCCAATCATGGGTTTGAATACGGCGACGGCATTTGA